A window of Chengkuizengella sediminis contains these coding sequences:
- a CDS encoding cation:proton antiporter, with the protein MEQLVLFGIVAFIALGITSQWLAWRFQLPAIVIMSIAGLLIGPFLGLLNPEQALGDYYVPIISLAVALILFEGSSSLDIRELRGISKSVLRIVTIGAFLAWIGGSLAAHYVVGLNWEISFVIGGLFIVTGPTVIIPLLRQAKLKPRTAAVLKWEGIIVDPFGALVALFAYQIVKVITNDSIGISYIFSFFIGAIFAALLGYIFAFTISMMIGKGKIPEYLKAPIILSYVLLCFGISEMIMHETGLLAVTVMGLTIAHKSKYISSLGDIRHFNENISVLLTSTIFIMLTASLPMTTIMEIFSFPIISFILIMLFLVRPASIWISTIGTELSLAERTLIGWIAPRGIVALTVAGYFASILSEDGYSDAKIFTTITFALVIVTVCAHGFSIGFLSRKLGLANKHSPGVLLAGASKFSIELALFFRKVGIPTLIVDRAFDNIDEVKNRGIDTHYGEILSKNTQYDIDMSSYEYLLAVNDSVPYNALIRNMYVPIFGHQNCLGLTINAEEHVLDQLYSPAVKSYLLFGEKETYKELNRKIETGHTFKSIEIKENKIIKREDRTPHELIICVLKKSGKITFATLKKDLVTEAGDQLVILSKN; encoded by the coding sequence TTGGAGCAGTTAGTTCTATTTGGTATTGTAGCCTTCATTGCACTAGGAATTACCTCTCAATGGTTAGCGTGGCGTTTCCAGTTACCAGCGATTGTTATTATGTCTATTGCAGGTTTGTTGATCGGACCCTTTTTAGGCTTATTAAATCCTGAGCAAGCATTAGGAGATTATTATGTTCCAATCATTTCTTTAGCCGTAGCTCTCATCCTGTTTGAAGGAAGCTCTAGCCTTGATATTCGAGAACTAAGAGGTATATCTAAATCAGTACTTAGAATTGTGACTATAGGAGCGTTTCTTGCGTGGATTGGTGGTTCGTTAGCCGCTCACTACGTAGTAGGGCTTAATTGGGAAATCTCTTTTGTTATCGGTGGATTATTCATAGTCACAGGTCCAACGGTGATTATTCCACTATTAAGACAAGCTAAGCTAAAACCACGAACTGCCGCTGTATTAAAGTGGGAAGGTATCATCGTTGATCCATTTGGTGCTTTAGTCGCATTATTTGCTTATCAGATTGTTAAGGTAATAACCAATGATTCTATTGGCATAAGTTATATATTCTCTTTCTTTATAGGGGCTATATTTGCTGCTTTATTAGGGTATATTTTTGCATTTACGATCAGTATGATGATCGGAAAAGGAAAAATCCCTGAATATTTAAAGGCCCCTATTATTTTGTCGTACGTGTTGCTTTGCTTTGGTATTTCAGAAATGATTATGCATGAAACCGGTTTGCTAGCCGTAACGGTAATGGGACTGACTATTGCACATAAGAGTAAATATATATCCTCTTTAGGCGATATTCGTCATTTTAATGAAAATATATCTGTATTACTAACGTCAACTATTTTCATTATGTTAACAGCATCATTACCAATGACGACCATTATGGAAATATTTAGTTTTCCCATCATTAGCTTTATACTCATTATGTTGTTTTTAGTTAGACCCGCTTCAATTTGGATATCAACTATTGGTACAGAATTATCACTAGCAGAGAGAACATTAATTGGCTGGATTGCGCCTAGAGGAATAGTTGCTTTAACCGTTGCTGGTTATTTTGCTTCAATTCTTTCTGAAGATGGTTACTCAGATGCTAAGATTTTTACTACAATTACTTTTGCACTCGTTATTGTTACGGTATGTGCACATGGTTTTTCCATTGGATTCCTATCCAGGAAGCTAGGATTAGCAAACAAACATTCACCAGGTGTATTATTGGCAGGGGCTAGTAAGTTTTCCATAGAACTAGCGTTATTTTTCCGTAAAGTAGGTATTCCGACATTAATTGTTGATAGAGCTTTTGATAATATAGATGAAGTTAAAAACAGGGGTATAGATACTCACTACGGTGAAATTTTGTCTAAAAATACGCAATACGACATTGATATGAGCTCTTACGAATATCTTCTTGCGGTAAATGATTCTGTACCTTACAACGCTTTAATTCGAAATATGTACGTACCGATATTTGGACACCAAAATTGTCTGGGACTTACGATAAATGCTGAAGAACATGTCTTGGATCAACTATATTCTCCAGCTGTAAAATCATACTTATTATTCGGTGAAAAAGAAACCTACAAAGAATTAAATCGTAAAATAGAGACCGGTCATACCTTTAAAAGCATAGAAATTAAAGAAAATAAAATCATCAAACGTGAGGATAGAACTCCTCATGAGCTCATCATTTGTGTTCTCAAAAAAAGTGGGAAGATCACTTTTGCAACTTTAAAAAAAGATCTGGTTACAGAGGCAGGAGATCAGTTAGTAATATTAAGTAAAAATTAA